TTAAATAAAAAAAGATGTCTTTCACTTAGAAACAATATCAAGGTTTTTTAttctaatttctaaaattcaaatttaaatatagTTGAAGTTAATCTATTTAGCTAGTCATTGTGAGCTGACCAAATTTTTTAAAGTAGATCCACTAGTAAGACATGacatgttttaatttaatttttaaaaatatagataaGCTAGTTTTAATTTTCAAGTAAACAAATTAGTGATCTTCAGCTGAACTGATTCTGTAAAAGCATGCTAGATAATTGATACATAAAAAGACTGAAAATCCCACCTGAAATTATATATGCATCATGGCAAGTGTTATATGAAAAGAAAATCACGATAACCTCGCAAGCAAAAATACATCTATGCATTATAGCAGAATCAAACAAATTAAAATTCCACGGTTCCCGTGACGGTGATGGAATTCTCAATAGAATCAATACAGCTGCCAAATATCCAAATAATATGAACTGTCAAACCCCACCAAAATCCTTCATGATCATTAACGAACTTCAATCTAGTAATAACTTACTTTGGGATAGTTCTGACAGAAAATCTTATTAGAAATAATTAGGCAAGAACTTTTGGTAAAGCTGCTAGTACTGCCTCTCTTGTGGGCAAAGCTGGTATCGCGCCTCTTTCAGTAACAGTAATTGCACCACAGGCGTTAGCAAACTTAAGTATCTCCTTCAATCGTGTTTCATCCTGCAGGAGGAAAAAACAATTCAGATTGTTTGGAATTACAAATCAATAACATTGGCCATGTCCAAACAAGACTTCTTTTTTCCATGATGCTTGTGATGCTTAATATGAAGTTTTTAAAGAACTCAAAgttctttatttattttcaatacaaACTAAAATTACGTATTTCCGATTCAATGATTAACCACCAAATTAGAGGTTAACCTGAATAGTCAGCTACAGCTACGAAGGTATCTCAATTACTGAACAATCTTTAGTGGAATGGTGGGCGGTTACAAATAGGGTATTTGAATCCAGCGTTTATTTCCGGCTTTCAAGTTTCAACAAAAGTTGTATCATGGTTGCCCCATTTATTGATGGCAATTATAAACGTGGTGTTTCCAAAGCTAGAGTGAGGGATTTCTTTCATTTGCAGAGATttcttttttttctgaaaaactagAGATGCGTCTTCGGCGTGTAACTATTTTCCACAGGATACCTATGACGTGAGATTTTAGAGTTGGAAGGACATTTTGAATAGAAATAGATAGGAGGTTTCTTCCCAATGGAGGCTAGAAGGAATAAGTGTGATGCTGTATGCCTTTTTAATTTTGTAAATGATGATTATCCACTGTTTTCAAGTCTTGTCTTATATGACTGCTCATGTATTGAAAAGAACTTGATGTAGATTCTAGTTTGGATATGAAATGCAGTGTGCTTGTGCCTCTCTAGCCTTTTGCTGAATGTCTCGGCATTTAAAATGCAAGTCCAGAGAAGTGTCTACATCAATTTCCAACTCAtaagaaaatatatataaagataataGCAAACAAGTCAGTTTCTGTCTGAAAATAATTAGCTACAGCCTTAAACAATTTTTTAATTGATTAGTATAAAATAGCCTGACAATCAATATTAGATATGCAAACGTTTTAGCGATTCTTGCAGAGAAAAAATAGCCTTACATTTAATATTATATATGCAGAAGTGCTAGCTTTCTCCTGCTTGATCAGGAAGAAATGGCTATAAAATAAATATCAGGGAGCAGCAGTTTTCTTACTTGATTAGGAAGAAAAAGCCGTACAATACGATGCAAATTCTTAATTATATTATTTCATATTTCATGAAATATAAGCCTAGGTTTTCTGGTAAAAGAAAAAACCTGAATTATGGTCAGATCAGAGGCCAACTGGGTAAGAACACCGCTGACAAAAGCATCACCAGCACCTGTCGTATCCACTGCTTCCACTTTGAGACCACCTACTCTCCCACTGAAATCCTGTTAAACAAGTGACACATTCATGTTTCAGTTATCGTATCATAAAAGCCAATTATAACCTAATAATTCACGGTATAATTATATCGAAGGTCAATTATACCTTTGTGTAATATCTACAGCCTTCTTGGCCTTCTGTAACAAGGAGCAACGTAAGGTTTCGGTGAAAAAGCTTGCGTACAACATTGTCATCATATGGATCTTCGCCTTGTGTTAAAAATGTTATTTCATCCTCGCTTACCTGCGATACAAGACCACCAACAAACAGAGGCACTATTACCAAATCTAATCTGTTTGCTCGCTACTGATGGTTGCTTACCAAAATGTATAATGAATGTGATTTGTCCTCAATGTACAGGTAAAATATCAAGAAAAACTCCTAGTGATATACCTTTATTATATCTGCTTCATCCCATATACTCAAaatgccttcccgagctgcctctGGTGAAGACCATAATGGTAGCCTCAGATTAGGATCATAGGACAATATACTACCAGACTCTTTAGCCATTTTGATTGCTGCCAAATGTGCAGATCTACAGGGCTCTGCAATCAAACTAATTGATCCGTAATGGAAAATCTTTGCCTGTAATCGGAATTAATCATTAATTGACCAAGTCAAGAATTAGACAGGATCAAAGACAGACAGATCATCGATGATTCATCAATAACTTAATGAAAAGTTGAGGCATGTTGAAACATATTTCATGAAAAATTCTATTTCTAATTAATGATTTCTAATATTACCTGTTTGATAAGGTCTACATCAAGTTCTGATGCATCTAATAGCATATCTGCACTGGGGTTTCGGAAAAACATGAATTCTCGTTCACCATCAGCTCTTAATGTTACAAATGCTAAAGCAGTTCGAGCACCAGGATCAAAACGAATGCCTCTGTGCTCTACCTTATTTTCTTTCATAATATCAGCAAGcatatatccaaattcatcttcACCCACCTGGACTCAGATAAACCATGAAAAAGGGAAAAGCTAGTAAGTTAACCAGTTAAAAAGGTCAATCGATAACACATTAAACAAATCAACTGTTACAAATATGATGTACCCTCTTTTGTCTCAATATATTAAAAGTAAAAATTTATGTGAAACATACGTAAAAGCTGCAGAGTACATTTCAGAGTCAGGGATTCAATTGACCAAACGTCTTATTATGAATTGATTCGTTTTAGTTTCAGATTATCATCATCTTCTACCTTTCCAACAAATGCGGATGAACCCCCAAGTCTTGATATGCCAACTGCAACATTGGCAGGAGCTCCTCCTGGAGCCTTTTTGAATGCAGGTGCATCTGCTAACGATACCCCAGAAATGGTTGGGACAAAATCAATCAACATTTCCCCAAAGCAGACTACAAGTTCAGATGATTTTCCATTATCTTCTGCCAATGCTTTTGCAACTGTACAAAATACAGCATTTGCTGAATTAGTAATGCAGGATACAATATAGTCTAACAGATCATCATTATGAAAGGAATTGTCACCCGCCTAAAGTCAAATTTTTAATGTCATGCAATGCTAATCAAATTGTGACGCAGTAATTTTCCTAAAGTACTGTATATATTTGACAACTTCAGTGCAAATATTTGTATGCCATACCCACAGATCCTAATTTGCATGTACAGAATATCCATCAATGCCTATTAAAGTAGGGATTAAAAACCAGAACTAATGTTTCCGCATATGTTTTTCTATTCCACATTGTCTAATAGAGCGTTGAGTCCAAAATGATCTAACAAATGAATCATAAGGCACGATAAAAGAAAAATCCACGGAATACAAAAGCAGCCATTGATCAGACAGGGCCACAACAAAATCAATGAGTCAATGGCCAGCATATCTATCATCCCATGTAACGAAGCCTTAATTGATTTGCCAGGTCAACCAATTGGGCTACATTAGAATTAAGATAACCAACACAAATTAACCATGTGATACCCCATTCCACCTTTCTTTTCTCCATTTCGACCCATGGACTGATAAGACTTTTACTGTTTTATGCTTCCATTGTACATTATGATCGTCTCACAATCTGTATATGGATTTTCGATTGTATAAAATAGTTAATGTAACAGTATCATCTCAGCCATGAGACTTTGGTTTCACCATGCgtgtacatgtgtacatgtgtTCTCTAGACATATCAGCGAACCATTTGTAGTTATCTCTTGCTGCACTTGGCAATTAATTTGTGGCATGTAATCATTATTAACATAATGCATGATAATGGATAGTTAAAAATATGGGGAGATGCTGCCTATTCATGGTATGATTACTCTGTTATCCAATTATGATGTGTTCAAAGTATGTGTAGTGATATCTTACTTAGATACATGTACAAACTAATTCAATATTTGAGTATTTTATGTGTATGTTATCTCACTTGGATGTGCTGATACGTGTATAATGAGTGTACAGATTTCAGGGGCAGTGGAAAAATGAAAAGGGATAAGAGGAATCCCTAAACCCATATTGCCACATCAATGCCACTTTCTATTCCCGaaacattttttatcctttttttttcctttttaccaGAAGGCAAAAACCCTATGATTAGTCAGCTATGAGACTAGCGGTGAAGTATTCCTAGGTGGAGGATTAGAGGGAGTCCCATGGGTTTTTCGTTAGGAGGGGCCTTTTAACCATAAGTTGAATCCCTAGGTGTTTACTAAGACCACAAGTAGCTCATGCAAGAAAGGGAATAAAAAGGACACGTGCCCCCTTTCCATTAGCTAAAAGGGAGGTCCCTTCTATATAAGCTGAAAATTTCTTTTTCTGCAAACTTTTGGTTGATATTGGAAGATAAGGGAGctagagaagagaagaggaaggaactAGAGGAAAAAGGAGAAAGGAGCTGGTGGAGCTAGAGCAGATTTCCAGACGGTGGAGTTAAGATAGGTCCCCATAAGTAGAACGATGTAATAACTGCAGCTTTTCAAGTGTCTCTCTTAGATCTTGTGTTACAGACTTCCTTGCTCTTCTcttttgtccatttaattatgttGAAGTTGATTTCATCTTCGATATTTTTTTGTGTTTGGTTGAGCCTTTGAGACTGAATTACTTTAAAATTATGGTCGGTATGGGTTTTCCACACTTACGATTCAACTGTGTATCATTTTATGTAAGAGAGCTTTAAAATTATGAGAGTCTTGTTTGAGGTTGCCATGTTGATCTGTTATGATGTCTTGTTTGCTCTGTTTTTCTCAGGTTCATCCCATTTGAATATTTGTTGATTAGCAGGATTGGTTGTATGCTTGTTTTTGAGAGAACGTGAGAATTTGGGATCCATGGGGGCTCCTTGCTAATCCCTTAGTTCTAAATACCCTATTGGACTTGGAACTCTTGCTTTGTTTTTCCTTATGAGGATGGGGGAGGAACAAGGTCTTCAGGAATCGAAGAAAGTTTGTGATGGTTTTGGAAAATCTAAATGTGACCGAAGACATTCTCTCCTCCAGTTGTTGTCTGCTTAGGTGGCAGAAACTTGTATTTTCTTTTGGGTTAATTTTATGTTGCTGTTACGGTTATTTTGGTGTTGGAAAAGTAGCAAATCCCACATATCTATGAGGTGGCTTCATGGGTTGTCCTAGGCGTTATCTGAATAGGATCATTTTTAGATTTCTGTCAGGCTTGTGATTTCTTAGATCCCTTTAGGTTTGTGAGATGGTTAGTGTTCAACACCTAATCGGGAGACATGGCTGGGTGGTGAGACATGCCTCTTTATTTGCATGGCTGGATGTGTACAGTTTTACTGTGTTCTTTATAGTGCAAGTACATGAGAGATTGTGTTCGTAAAATTTGATATTCTGTGTCTTATTTACTGATGGGTGAACATCATACTGAAATGCGATGTATTTAAATTAGGCACAAATTAATACGTATTTCATGAAAGTAAAATGCAAGTATTTGAAAATAATTTTCTTCTATTTGTGTATTCAGAAATGTTTGCTTGAGTACAGCAAATTTAAGAGACAATTACTTTGTTGTCATgcaatttgaaataaaaatataaacTCAAGCAATCAATTCCAATTGTAGTTTACACTATTGTTGCTAGAGATAAATTACATTGACAATTGTAAAAATAAAGACAACTTATTGTATTAGATTAAAACGATTGACATAAAGATAGaattaaggaaaataaaatataaatacagGTTTATTCTGCACTTTCAATGGCTTACTAGGAGAGCCCTTACAATATAAGTCTTGGTGCATTGTCCATGAAATTGAGGACCCTTGCAAATAATATAATGTTGTCAGATGTGCTTTTCTATCCTCAATGCCTAGTAGAATGTCACGTTGAGTCCAAAATGGCCTAACAAATGTATTAGAAGTAAAGACGCAACAGAAGAATAACCCACATCATACAAGCAGCACACAAATCAAGTAGGGAAACTACAGAACCAGCAAGTCCAAGGCAAAGCTTTCTAAGGGGTAAGGTAATGTTGTCCCCACAAGGGTCAACATAGCTATTATCTCATGTAAAAAACTCTTAATAGTTTATTTGGTCTCGATTAGTTGAGCTTTATTAGGATTAAGATGTCCAACACATTAGTTAAGTCTTGAGGGCATTGGCCATGAAGTTGGACATCCTTGCAAGTGATATAAATAGGTATATActgtttttggaaaaaaaacataAGTCGTTATAATCATTTCAAGTAGAACAACATAAATTACCgttatacttttttttttgttttgcatctTGAAGGAATCTTCCTTCATGTTTGGTTGCAGGTGAGCCTTTCTCTACTTTTAGGATCCTTCTCTACTGTGTGGATAAAATAAGTCCTATTATTATTCATAACGAGCACATTTCTGATTATCCTAAGTTGTGTATTTGTCTTGTGCAATTAAAGAACAGCAACTGATATCAGAGTAAGGCCAAATCACGTAAAAATATAGAAAACAATATTTTATGTTCCAGAGTGTAAACTTCTCGTAGAAGTATCAAAATCAAGAATAAACTGTTACATTATGAAGTAGATTACCTAAAGTTTCTGTAAGGAATCTCGTCAGATTAAGATCTATGAGCAAGGAGATATATCCTGACAAATTAGAAGCTGAAGATGACTTGCCTGtgtagatttaaataaataaggaGAAACGGCCTGCCAATGTTGACCATGAAACCAGTGCACCTATGAAGTATTTTTCAGTGCCTTGTATTGCAGAGAGAATAAGTTCAAGGAAAAAATACAAAATCAGTTGTAAGTTCTTGCGCTGAAAAGAACTTCTGGATTTCTGCGTCAAATTTTGTGAGATTTAGACCTTCTAAGAGGGTGTAATATCACCATCAAcgtcctgaaagatgattacaaaCTAGGTCAACAACATTACCTGCAACGTCAGCCCACATTATATTCAAATTTGATACCTAAATTGGAGATTGATTTGTTGCAAGGAGGACTTCTTGATCTGATTACATAGCCTGTCATACTCCTATGGATAAACAGAATTTTATCATCCATAAATGCCTTTAAAGAAGATTACAAGTGAAGGTCTAAAACAATACTTGTGACTTAAGTGCACATAATTCTCCAATTAGATATCCAGATGTTTAATTCGTTGGAAAGAGGGCATATTGAGCTGCATGTATAGTTTTCCATACTTATATGGACAAATATAATTTTATCCATAGAGATGTTGCCTATAGCATCAGTCAGGCTACCCAAATTTGGTACCTTTGACTTAAATCTTTGTGCTTTTGAACAATGTATAGAAATTACTAAAGTCATATTTCCTTGTATAGAGGGTATTTAAAGCTTATGTGTCATATCATATGACATTCGTGTTTTGAAGGAAACAAAACCCATTTATATGATAAATTACTAGTACTACACATATCAGGCTATGTTATAAAATATGATTTTTATGTTTTGAGGCAAGAAAAATCCATTTATACAATAAATCACAAGCACAAGACATATCAGGCTAACTGGCATTCAGAAAGCAAAAGAAATCCTATGAATATCTGTAGATGAGCCAAAGTGATTAATGGAACTCAACGTTCATAGACCAAAAATTAAAGTTAAAGTAGCGTTTAAAGCATCTTTTTACCTAAAGATGAGATAAAATGGATCAAACAGATGTATAAACCCAAAATGTAAGTTTCTGATTCGGATTCAGGAACTATAGTTCACTGATTGCTTTTCCCTGGGTTTGGTGCGGCTGTACAAAGCATGGATCCATACAAAAGCAATAGTCAGCATTCAAACTACATGTTGCAATACGTAGGTTTCACATTTGTTTCAGTTTTTTCACTGAAAAAAAGAAAATTGGGACCTTGGATGGACTTGCCCCTAATATGACCAGTCCAGATATGCCCCAGGTTCTTCTGAGACTAACCCAGGCAATACCTCAGCAGAACCTGCTGAAGGGGACGAATTTTCCACTCAGAAGAACCTGTAGAAAGGGGATGTATTTGCTAGTTAGTAAGGTACCCATAAACAGACCATACTTGGATCAGGGTCTTATATGTGTATATGCATCCGTTTCCAGCAGTTCGCAGTATCAGGGATCAAAACCTTTAGTATATAAGGTTTTtacatataaatatacaaataGTTGGAGGCAGACTGCAAAGGACGATCTACATAAGGCTTCATGTATAAATATCCAAATAGTTGGACGTACAATACAAAACATGATCTGATAACACAAGATATCAGGGCTTAAAAACTTACATAAATTAGTTTtaacatataaataaaaaaatagttgAAGGTACAATACAAAGGATGATCTGTTGCCCACCAGATATGGACaacaaaaagagaggaaatgagAGGGAAAGCCATATTTACCCCCCGACCCCTGATAATGTGTTTGAGAATTGCCATCAGGAAAGAGTCGTGGTCTGGTATAAGTCCATGGCACAATTTTCAAGATGGTATCACAGGGCTCTTCAAATAGATTCAAAGCCCCGAGCTCTGATACGAATGTGGATACAGCAGCTTCTGTTCATTTTTTCCCAAATCTATCAAACAACTTTcctaaatttatatgaaaaaacacTCTTTCTTCGAGAATCTGCCACATTTTGATATAAATATAAAGAATGCTGAAAAAATGTGTTTAGATTTGGATCAAACTTGACCcactaaaaattcaaaattccaaaaaattGCCAGGGTCTCTAAACTTCTTAAAATACATATTTGTTCCAAATAATTCTCATTTCAAGCTTGGATAGAAGGTATTGATGTTTCTGAACGAAGCCCAAGTTTCTTCAGAATTTGTCTGTGGCCAAAATTAGTCTCAATTACAACTAACCTAACAACTAACTGATTTCAAGCGTGATAAACTATGGCAAGAACTTTTAAAGAAGGGTATAGTTTTCCAAGAACACGGCACAGCGCACGGAAATTTGGCATTTCCTTTCTGTTAACAACATTGGGTATTTGTAGCCTGCAAAGGCGTTGTCTAGCGGTCCACGATCACACCAGGTCAAACCCCGACACCGATTCGTCCTGATTTCAGCTTGAATTAAATGCTTGAGTTCTCAGTTAAGAGTATTTGTCACATCCACGTACTGATCGGGGGGCTGCCATTTTAAAAAACAGTAGCGCGGCCTGacaaatcaaaagaaaaatgaatcTTGCACAACAGATGTCGACTAATTGAGTATCCAGAAGGAAAAACAAGGAATTCCGAGTTGAAACTAAAAATCCTCCACCACCGAGGTGAAGGAATCGCATAAACGAAGCCTCACATAAAAACATTTACAAGAAGACgaagaaaaaaatattatttgagATCGACAGAATGCCTAGCTTAAGAGGTCAAACCCATAAAACAATACACATAGCAAGCAGATCTAACATAAGGAGTGGATGAGCAGCGTACCCGGAGCTCTTTTGACGGCTTGTGGAGCCAAGTGAAGCAGGGGCTTCATCTCCAGTCGGGAGGCACAGCCCTTAGAAGCCAATTTTAGAATCGACGAGTTAAAAGACTTGGCCCCGCATAACGCAGAGCTGCCTCCCCCAATCTGCAAGGCCACAGTAGAAGCACCACAAGTCATTTCCATTATGTAGCGTGCCTTCCGATCTATTGTCTGGAACTTAACACAGAGTGAAAGAACGGTGACGAAGGTCGTGCTAGAGTTGCACGGTCCGAAACTGAGCGAGAACAATGCCTGGAAAGTCGTGCAGCATTATATAATATGTATAATGTGGTAGCTAGTTGAGTTGATCATTGGTTCCCACGCTGTATGTAGGTAAGGCATCCAACATCGTCGCCGGCAGGCGATCACAACAATGGAGACCCACTCCCACTCCCAATTCCAATACCACCATCATCTAAGTCTCTCAGCTACTTCTTCACCTACCTGTCGTTACCACTCTTGCAATTTTTATTTCGTACCCGGTTAATGGCGTACGCGACCCTTGGGCGCCTTTTTAGGCCAGGGATCCAAAGTCTACGAGGACTCTCGGTACTTGCTGACGTTGCCTCtcgtttttttttttgcatgaatcGCATGAATTTGCGTTTACCAGTACGACACAAAAGGCTCCGCTCTCTCCGCCTTGGTTTTCTTCCATCTTGATGTTGGATTTTTTAATTAAGAGATAAGATCAAAGGTGCATTTGATTGTTTGGATAGACAATTTGTATTGTTTGATGTTAGAGAAATCACACTTCAATGTCCAATTGGTATGTTACATGCATATTCCATGTACAATAGAATAATTGGTATGTTACATACATAGAAGAGAAagttgttattgtgaggatccggttaatactgagaggggggtgaatcagtgataacaataaattgcaatattttaccaatctacaaatacttcactaaaaCAGTTCATAACCAGTATCGGTAGCTGATCAAACAATCTTCAAATTAGATTTACCAAAATATCACCaatagcaacttaagtgttcatcattaagcaaatatagtaaagacatcaaatgaataactcaacaatccatccacaacatgaacatagagatttttcatgtgaaaacccaaatgggaaaattcatggtgggaattggtacccacaaaatatttgcacacttttggaatgcgccctgttaaaggtctagcccggttaggagctttacaataatgtccggttaagagcaaaccctgttaaaagtcacccggtgaagggatctcaacctcagctctgttaggagctctaccctgttaagagtaaccttactaaaggatttaaacccaaattaatgagccacccagtaaagggatttacaagatcgggcctgttaggacctacccagttaagggattttaatattgctgcaactgttaggaaacaacagataaaagATCTGACCAACGCACTCTTTGTTTGCTAATACAGATCCATTTTAGCTCCAATATgcttcacacatgcagacatctcaatctagttcgGCACACTCTCCTCCTCTGATTAttgacacactaaaccttctcaaacttgacctaaatatactttacaattaggtcggttacataagatcctaacttacaatgaatctacatcatagatcatatcagatcattacaaatcatttagagatcattacaacaattttcaagacaattacagtcgttgaatgatcataacacatcattgcacatcaatctgataagttgtcaaacccttaacacattctgctaagcacttcgttgTTTCCTAATAAATTTGCTCCATGTACGCGTTTTAACGCAATCTTATCACCACACACGATTTCTGGCATGTCACCACTAAGTAATGAACGTGATAAGATTCACcgtcaaaccataaaacatcatcgaTCAAAGATCTTGATACCGATTCCCAAACCCTGCACTGAATAaacaacaatcaattacaaacatgatgcggttcaagtcatagactcattacaatgtcataagTACACATTCCAAACCATAACATCTAACTCAACAGGGATCTCTACCGCAatcatctccttcattgttcctgaTTATCggttcactgtcaacttagcaaacatttcattaccggttaggcttagataacttagatgatatactaaacataaacaaacatggttgtcatcaatgacaacacaaataactaatcataaagcatcatatcataattatatcatcaccaacagtccatca
This genomic stretch from Cryptomeria japonica chromosome 8, Sugi_1.0, whole genome shotgun sequence harbors:
- the LOC131064685 gene encoding probable fructokinase-7, which produces MEMTCGASTVALQIGGGSSALCGAKSFNSSILKLASKGCASRLEMKPLLHLAPQAVKRAPVAKALAEDNGKSSELVVCFGEMLIDFVPTISGVSLADAPAFKKAPGGAPANVAVGISRLGGSSAFVGKVGEDEFGYMLADIMKENKVEHRGIRFDPGARTALAFVTLRADGEREFMFFRNPSADMLLDASELDVDLIKQAKIFHYGSISLIAEPCRSAHLAAIKMAKESGSILSYDPNLRLPLWSSPEAAREGILSIWDEADIIKVSEDEITFLTQGEDPYDDNVVRKLFHRNLTLLLVTEGQEGCRYYTKDFSGRVGGLKVEAVDTTGAGDAFVSGVLTQLASDLTIIQDETRLKEILKFANACGAITVTERGAIPALPTREAVLAALPKVLA